GAAGTCCTCGGGCCGCTTCCGCTCCTGGATGCGGGCGAGGTACAGCACCGTCGGCGGACGGCCGGGGTCGCGGGCGGGCTTGCGCTCCTGCGGGCGGACACCGTTGACCAGCCGTACGGTACGGGTGAGCGGCACGGGAGCCGCGACGGCGTTCACATCGACCCGCTCCATCTCGGTGAGGTGCAGGACGGCGTCGGCCTCGCGCAGTACCCTGCGGACCCCTAGGACGTCGGTGAGCTGGGCGACCTTCTTCTCGGTGGGGTCGATCATGCCGTGGGTCTGGACGACCAGGGGTGTACGGGTCGCGAGCGCGAGGAGCGCCGCCGGCAGGGTCACCAGGTCCCGCATCAGATGGACGTGCACGAGGTCTGCACCACGCATCATGCGGCGTGCGGTGCGCAGCAGGGCGGCGGAGGTGATGCCGCTGACCTCGAACATCGGGAGCAGATGACGCGCCTGGAAGAGGTGGACGGGAACTCCCTCCACGTGGCTGGGCAGTTCGCCGTCCGGGAAGCCGTCGCCGAGGGCCATGACGCGGGCGTCGTCGCCGTTCGCCCGCTGGACCTTGGAGAGGTTGAACGCCACCCGGGTCGGCCCGCCGAAGGCGTGGTCCGGAGTGTGGAGCGTGACGACATGCAGGACCTTCACCAGAGTTCCCCTCGACTGCGGCCAATAATTCACAGGGTAGTCATCGCGCCCCCCCAAGTGGGCTGATTCGTTAGAGTGTTCAGCGGTTCACTGATCCCGGGGGGGCGCATGACGTCGGTGCACACATCGGCGCAGGAGCAGGCCGCCCGCACGGTCGCGCGTCCGGAGCACGCACGGGCCGGGGGCGGTGTCCCGGAGCCGCCCGAGCAGCCGATCGCCTGGTCGATGCTGTCGCGGGCCCTGTCCGTGCCGCTCATCCTGGGGCTGGTCTGCTTCCTGCCCGCGGTGATCGCCGCCCAGCCCGGCGTCGAGGTCCGGGACACGGCGTACTGGCTCCAGCTGGTGCTGACCTGCTACGCCGGGGCCCGGCTGGCGACGATGATCCTCTCCACCCGGCGGCGGCTGCTCCAGGGCGTCTTCTGGATGTTCGTGTACATCGCGATGGGCGTTGCCCCGTTCGCCCAGGTGGTGATCGGGCAGACGCCGACGCCGATGGTGGGGCCGCGCCAGGACCTGGTCACGGCCATCGCGATGGTTCTGGTGGGGTGTGCCGCCTACGACCTGGGGGCGCTGCTTGCCTCGCGGCGCCCGCTGCGACGCCGTACGGTCTCGGTGCGGAGCTGGGGGCCTGCTCTCGCGCATCCCGTGCGGCTGCGGCTGCTGGTGCTGGTGGCGTTCGCGGCGAGCGCGTTCTACGTGCTGAAGCTGGGCGGGCCCGCGGTCTTCTTCTCCAGCCGGCAGGAGATCAACGAGACCGTCGCGGCGACCGGGGTCGCGGCGGAGGGGTCCAATGTCGGCTCGGCGTTCCTCAAGGGCTTCGGCCAGGTCCCGGCGCTGCTGGCGCTGCTTCTCTACACCCGCCGCCTGGCGACCTCCTACCGGGCCAGGCGCACCCCGTCCACGGTGCTGGTGTGGGTGGCACTCGGGGCGCTGAACCTGGTGGTGAACAACCCGATATCCAATGCCCGTTACTGGTTCCTGACGGTGCTGATGGCGTTCGTGTTCACGGCGCTCCCGAGCAGCGCGGCGGTCTACCGCACGGTGCTGGCGACGGGGGTGGTGGGGGCGCTGGTGGTGTTCCCGTACGCGGACAAGTTCCGGTACGACGACGAGGCACAGCGGTCCGCGCAGTCCGCCTCGGTCTTCGAGCCGCTGGTGACCAAGGACTACGACCAGATGGTGATGTTCGCCAACACCATCTCGTGGGTCGACACCCGGGAGCACACCTACGGCCGCCAGCTCGCGGGCTCGGCCCTGTTCTTCGTGCCGCGCGCGGTGTGGAGCGGGAAGCCGGAGGACACCGGGGTACGGGTCGGGCAGTGGATGGGACTGCGGATGACCAACCTCTCGGCCCCTCTGTGGACCGAGTTCTGGGTCGACTTCGGCGCCTCGGGCATGATCGGCGGCCTGGCCCTGATCGGTTACGCCGCGGCGCGTACCGACCGCAGG
The DNA window shown above is from Streptomyces sp. Alt3 and carries:
- a CDS encoding glycosyltransferase, translating into MKVLHVVTLHTPDHAFGGPTRVAFNLSKVQRANGDDARVMALGDGFPDGELPSHVEGVPVHLFQARHLLPMFEVSGITSAALLRTARRMMRGADLVHVHLMRDLVTLPAALLALATRTPLVVQTHGMIDPTEKKVAQLTDVLGVRRVLREADAVLHLTEMERVDVNAVAAPVPLTRTVRLVNGVRPQERKPARDPGRPPTVLYLARIQERKRPEDFVAAMPHVLARHPEARFVLAGPDTGALAGTLALARKLGVTDSLDHVGPLEHDEVLAAGREADVYVLPAIEEPFPVSVLEAMSVGTPVVITRTCGQGPDVSGAGAGRVIDSRVGEDAANARKVADAILELLEPEAAEQAGKAAWQLVNDQFTIEAVTATLRRTYEDVVRRRR